From the uncultured Methanomethylovorans sp. genome, the window ACTGTCATGGGAAAATATCCCTTCTCTTCCAAGGCAGCTTTGACATCGTTAAGCATTTCGGGACGTATGATTGCATTGATCTTCTTCACTGTTATCACCTCATACAGTCATAGATTCGCCATGTTGTGAGATATCCAATCCCACATATTCCTCTGTTTCAGTTACACGCAGGCCCAAGGTCTTATCCACTATCTGGGCAAGGATGTACGTTACCACGAATGCATATGTAATAGCCACACCGGCATCCAATGCCTGAACAAGGAACTGGTGTACATTACCATATATAAGGCCATCAACGCCTCCTATGGAAGCACTTGCAAATATTCCAGTGGCAAGAGCTCCCCACAAGCCACCCATGCCGTGAACGGCCCAGGCATCAAGACTTTCATCCAATCCCTTCTTCACACGGAATAGTAGCATCTTGTAACATAGAACTCCTGCGACACCACCTATTGCTATCGCTGACATTGGCCCAACAAATCCCGATGCTGGAGTTATTGCCACGAGTCCGGCTACTGCACCGCTCACAATTCCCAAGGAGCTGGGCTTACCCTTTACCCATGATGCAAGCATCCATGTTATTGCACCTGAAGCTGCAGAAATATTGGTTACTACGAATGCATTTGCCGCAATGCCATTTGCTGCAAGGGCACTACCAGAATTGAAAGCGAACCATCCAAACCATAGAAGTGCTCCGCCGATCAAAGTGAGTGTGACATTCTCTGCTTCCATGCTGAACTTTCCAAATCCTACTCTCTTACCAATTACCATGGCTAATGCAAGAGCTCCAAATCCGGAACTTATGTGCACTACAGTCCCTCCTGCAAAGTCAAGGGCTCCAAGCTCTGAAGCCCAACCTCCGCCCCATGCCCAGTGAGCAAGCGGGTCGTATACAAGGGTGGTCCACAAAACTCCTAGTACTATGAATGAACTGAACTTGATCCTTTCAGCAACAGCTGATGTAAGGATCGCAAGTGTCACTGCAGCGAAGACCATCTGGAATGCCATGAATAGTATGTCAGGTATATTTGCTGCGCCTGTCGCATCCATACCTACTCCATTTAGACCAAAGTATTGAAGGCTTCCTATAAAGCCTGAAATATCAGATCCGAAAGCCAGTGAATAACCAACTACTACCCACTGAATAGTTACAATAGCAAAAGCTATGAAAGACAGGGCCATCATTGAAATTAAGTTTTTCTTCCTAACCATACCGCCATAGAATAGCCCAACGCCTGGTGTCATTAACATTACCATGGCTGTACAAATTATTATAAAAGCCGTATCTCCTGCGTCTATTGGCATTCTAATAGCACCTCTGCATTTGCTGATTAATGGTGCACAGTGTTTTGTTCATAATCATCGGTTCCATATCCTTTCTTCATCGTATTTTTCTTTTTTACACTCTACTACGCAGTGTGTATCCGTATTCCGGCTTTATCTTATTTATATTTTGCTAGCTAAAAGTTAAAGTTAAAACTTATTCTATATATATGCACAAAATAATCTATATTTCTAAAATTGCAGCTCTGCAGAATACCTATTAAAATCAATATCTACAGCCAGAAAGAGTTGTTTTCTAACGATACCGAGAGAAACATTTGAGAAAAATCTATACTCTAGATGTTCCTTGAAAAGAGAGGAATTCTACAGAGCCAAAATTGCTTCAACTAATATGTATGGAATGTTGCAAGCAAATCATAAACGATCTATGAATAAAGAGGGTGGAACTGAAGCAGATAAAAGTCTTCAAAATTTAGTACGGAAACACTTGTATGTACGTAGGAATAAAAAAGATAGAAAATGTGCATCCATATGATGCTAAGGATATTAATTCGTAATCTTACTCTATAATAGTCTTTTTGAGGCAAATCTCAAAAACACCGTTCTTGCAAGTTTGTACTGCGGTAGCAGGATCAACTGGTACGGGTAGCTCTACAAGTTTTGAAAATCCAAAGTTGGGAGCTATAACAACCAGTTCCAATGCATCTTCGGATGGAGAGAATTCTACATACTCTTCATCTACGCAAAGTTCCGAGGTAACATACACAGCATCATCAGTTTCAAATACTTCTACCATAGGTTCTGCGCTATTGATATAGATATCTCCTTCTTCATCCTCTTCATCATCGGAAAAAGAGGAATGAGCTATTTTGAAACCCTGTATATCCGGCTTCTCGCCGACCTTCTGGAATATGGTATATCCATAAATAAAGGACTCACCAAGTTCATCAGCATCTTTAGAGAACATGGACAGCAGGTGCTGAATAAGCTGTTCGATGTCCATTGTCGGGCTTTTATCAAAATTCTCATCGAAAGAATGCTTTTTCTTGTCGTCCATATGATTGCTCCTTGTAGGCTATTAGCAAATCAGCTTTATCGCCCACTTTCCCACTTGTTCTAAGCTATACGAACAAGTCGTATATAAATGTATACTTTGAGCTATACCTTTACAAGTGTAAGTACCGTATACCCTAATAATACTAGACACCCCACTACAATAAACATGTTTCGCCTTTAAGATTGCAAATAATAGAGAATTTCGATAAACCTTCTCTCTTCATCACCACATTCCACTAAAATATAAATATTAGCTAAGTAAATTAAGAATTATGAATGATTTAACTGATTTTGCTCTTAAAGAAGAATACAAACGTCTCCAATCTGTTGGAGATAAGCTTGCTGAAATCGAATCATTGATTGACTGGAAACCATTTCATCCCATTCTTGAATCGATGTATTCTAATAAAACAGCTTCAGGCGGTAGGCCTGAAGCTGATGTCATCGTCATGTTCAAAATGCTTGTACTGCAACAATGGCATGGTCTTTCTGATGCTGAACTTGAGCGACAATGCATTGATAGAATCTCCTTCAGGAAATTTCTTTCATTTCCTGAATATGTACCAGACAGTACAACTGTCTGGTCATTCCGAAAGAGGATTATCGATAATGGAAAAGAAGAGCAAATATGGACTGAAATACAGAAGCAGCTTGATGCTCTTGGATTGAAGATAAAAAAAGGAATGATCCAGGATGCTACTTTCATCCATTCAACTCCAGGACATGCTAAAGCAGATGAACCTAGAGGAAAAGAAGCAAAAACAAGAAGAAGTAAGGACGGAACCTGGACAAAGAAAGGCAGTAAATCCTTTTTTGGTTACAAGCTCCACACGATCATCGATAAGGATTATGAATTGATCAGAAGATTCAAAACAACAACTGCATCAGTCCATGATTCTCAGATAGATCTCTCTGAATTGAATGAAGTTGTATACAGAGATAGAGGATATTTCGGAGCAGTTGCAAAAGGTTTTGCTGCAACAATGCAAAGAGCTGTGAGAGGACATCCATTAGAAATAGGAGACATTCTGAGAAACGAAAGAATCAGCAGCCAAAGAGCTCCAGGAGAACGAGTATATTCTGTGGTCAAAGAAGTATTCAATGCAGGAAAAGTTCTTGTAACCACAGTGGAAAGAGTAAATGTAAAGATGCTTATGACAGCTTTTTGCTTTAACTTACATCAGCTGAAGACACTCAAACATAAAGGAATTATTTAGGATAGCGGTAGCTATCCTAAAATCAAGGAAAAAATGAAAGAAATGAAGCAAAAATTGAGATAAGATGAATAAACGCCACTTTAAGTTTATGTTGACATAAAAAACAGAGGGTTAATCAGAATCCTCAATAGTATATTCATAAACTCATATAGATAAGTAAATACTAACAAAAGAGTGGTCTTATGAAGATATGTACGAATCTTGCGGTCGAGCTGATAGATATTACAGATGATGTTTTAGCAGAAGTAAATAAAAGCTCAATAAAAGATGGAATATGCATAGTAAGCACAACCCACACGACTACAGCTATCATCATTAATGAGAATGAACCGGGTTTGCTTTCTGACATGTTTAATCTACTCAATAAGCTGGTGCCTCCAGGTGCAGGATACAATCATGATCGTATAGACAACAATGCTCATTCTCACCTTAGAGCCATGCTTTTAGGATCCAGTGAAACGATACCTATAGTAGACGGAAAACTTGTATTGGGTATGTGGCAACGAATATTCTTCGTGGAACTTGATGGACCACGTCAGAGGAATGTGAATGTTACATTACTAGCGAGTAATAGTAGGATAATGTCTTAGATTAAAGCGTTGAAAGAACGTTAATCTTTTCCATAATGCTTACCTTATACAATTGGTATCAGGTAATTTTAATGTCAAAAGTAACCGTCCGAGATTCAAAGGGTGGATTGAATGTAACGATCCCCAAGAGTATTACTGATCTCAAGGCTGGAAAAAGGGCACGACCTTGGAGTTCAGGGAACACAGTGGCCTTATCTGTCTGATTGAAGTCCGGTAAAAATCTACTAATTATGGGGCCAAAACCTCTTGGAGTCATGGTGAAGAGATCAGATCATGGTTGGTTTGTAAATCCCTGACCTAGTAAGAGAACATTAAAATGTTTTTATATTTTTTTTTTCGACACGTAGGGTTATATCGAAATTCTCTGTAGATAATTCTTTAAAGTTCTCCAATTACAAAGACAAAACCTTAAAAAAAATTAGATACAAACTTTACTCCACATGAAAACAATGCCAACCCGATCCCAACATAAAGAAACCCTATGAAAAAACCAGGCAAGAGG encodes:
- a CDS encoding ammonium transporter; this encodes MPIDAGDTAFIIICTAMVMLMTPGVGLFYGGMVRKKNLISMMALSFIAFAIVTIQWVVVGYSLAFGSDISGFIGSLQYFGLNGVGMDATGAANIPDILFMAFQMVFAAVTLAILTSAVAERIKFSSFIVLGVLWTTLVYDPLAHWAWGGGWASELGALDFAGGTVVHISSGFGALALAMVIGKRVGFGKFSMEAENVTLTLIGGALLWFGWFAFNSGSALAANGIAANAFVVTNISAASGAITWMLASWVKGKPSSLGIVSGAVAGLVAITPASGFVGPMSAIAIGGVAGVLCYKMLLFRVKKGLDESLDAWAVHGMGGLWGALATGIFASASIGGVDGLIYGNVHQFLVQALDAGVAITYAFVVTYILAQIVDKTLGLRVTETEEYVGLDISQHGESMTV
- a CDS encoding IS5 family transposase; translated protein: MNDLTDFALKEEYKRLQSVGDKLAEIESLIDWKPFHPILESMYSNKTASGGRPEADVIVMFKMLVLQQWHGLSDAELERQCIDRISFRKFLSFPEYVPDSTTVWSFRKRIIDNGKEEQIWTEIQKQLDALGLKIKKGMIQDATFIHSTPGHAKADEPRGKEAKTRRSKDGTWTKKGSKSFFGYKLHTIIDKDYELIRRFKTTTASVHDSQIDLSELNEVVYRDRGYFGAVAKGFAATMQRAVRGHPLEIGDILRNERISSQRAPGERVYSVVKEVFNAGKVLVTTVERVNVKMLMTAFCFNLHQLKTLKHKGII
- a CDS encoding secondary thiamine-phosphate synthase enzyme YjbQ → MKICTNLAVELIDITDDVLAEVNKSSIKDGICIVSTTHTTTAIIINENEPGLLSDMFNLLNKLVPPGAGYNHDRIDNNAHSHLRAMLLGSSETIPIVDGKLVLGMWQRIFFVELDGPRQRNVNVTLLASNSRIMS